One genomic segment of Borrelia coriaceae includes these proteins:
- the murC gene encoding UDP-N-acetylmuramate--L-alanine ligase, which yields MNIDLDSLSNIFLVGIKGSGLCSLACFFNSKGYFVSGVDVPLKFHTESMLDSNNITYYENIYEFSLKSHSRSYDILIYSPAYDKNNLSVLLEARELGIPILSYPEILGEISKKYYSIGVAGSHGKTTTTAFLGILFSKLGLQPNVILGAGVKDFGDKSSLVGQGDVFIAETCEYRNHFLHFMPDMIVLTNIDYEHVDFFKNYEEVENVFLKYINNLKRNGILIINADEVNFLKIKNKILRKDIKVFSVGFNSLADFKIEHFEIVEEFLKFDFLGSIDIRLRSPLLHNVLNFALSILALKLFLEKYKKLVWNFDERIKRVAREYMGIKRRMEFIMEKDGVIYFDDYAHHPKEIESTLLGLKSFYKGRRIILDFMPHTFTRTKVLFGDFVKALSNVDVLILHDIYLSVRENFDSNILSRELFLALKDLNQNVYFFKEVVDSIDFIKALLKGNDLFVTMGAGNNFILHDFL from the coding sequence ATGAATATTGATTTGGATAGTTTAAGCAATATCTTTTTAGTAGGCATTAAGGGTTCTGGACTTTGTTCACTTGCTTGTTTTTTTAATTCTAAGGGTTATTTTGTATCGGGGGTCGATGTTCCTTTAAAATTTCATACGGAATCTATGTTAGATAGCAATAATATAACTTATTATGAAAATATTTATGAATTTTCATTAAAGTCTCATAGTAGATCTTATGATATTTTAATATATTCACCAGCTTATGATAAGAATAATTTATCTGTTTTGTTGGAAGCTCGTGAACTTGGTATTCCTATTTTGTCTTATCCTGAGATTCTTGGAGAGATTTCTAAAAAGTATTATAGTATTGGAGTTGCAGGTTCCCATGGGAAAACTACCACAACAGCGTTTTTGGGGATTTTGTTTAGTAAGTTAGGATTGCAGCCTAATGTAATATTAGGTGCTGGTGTTAAGGATTTTGGCGATAAATCTAGCCTTGTAGGTCAAGGTGATGTATTTATTGCAGAGACTTGTGAGTATAGGAATCATTTTTTGCATTTTATGCCTGATATGATTGTTTTAACTAATATTGATTATGAGCATGTTGATTTTTTTAAAAATTATGAAGAGGTTGAGAATGTTTTCTTGAAGTATATTAATAATTTAAAAAGAAATGGGATATTAATAATCAATGCTGATGAAGTTAATTTTCTTAAAATTAAAAATAAAATTTTAAGAAAAGATATTAAAGTATTTAGTGTTGGATTTAATTCTCTGGCTGATTTTAAAATTGAACATTTTGAGATAGTAGAAGAGTTTTTAAAGTTTGATTTTTTGGGCAGTATTGATATTAGATTAAGGAGCCCTTTGCTGCATAATGTTTTAAATTTTGCATTATCAATTTTGGCTTTAAAGCTATTTTTAGAGAAATATAAAAAATTAGTTTGGAATTTTGATGAGAGAATAAAAAGGGTAGCTAGAGAGTATATGGGCATAAAAAGAAGGATGGAATTTATCATGGAAAAAGATGGGGTTATATATTTTGATGATTATGCCCATCATCCTAAGGAAATTGAAAGTACCCTCTTGGGATTAAAGAGTTTTTATAAGGGTAGGCGTATTATTTTAGATTTTATGCCGCATACATTTACGAGGACAAAAGTTCTTTTTGGGGATTTTGTTAAAGCTTTGAGCAATGTTGATGTGTTGATTTTACATGATATATATCTTTCAGTTAGAGAAAATTTTGATTCTAATATACTTTCTAGAGAACTGTTTTTAGCGCTTAAGGATTTAAATCAGAATGTTTATTTTTTTAAGGAAGTAGTTGATTCTATTGATTTTATAAAGGCTTTATTAAAAGGAAATGATTTATTTGTTACAATGGGAGCTGGTAATAATTTTATTTTACATGATTTTTTGTAA
- a CDS encoding YicC/YloC family endoribonuclease: MKSMTGFFHLEKVISNYMFSVNLKSYNGRFLEFKFKLPEVLYAYELEIRNLIANYVKRGNVFLNVGYKEMIPSVNFNLNPHYIEAITRIRDSLLHSNLNIKDELSLGDFLSLRGALIVDEDDINQEMIYHAFKEVLEETLLNYNKSRIFEGENIKQDIISILVSIKKDLGLLKESQSDINDKLFLSLKENLLKLMDDFSGINIAEEAAKMSIRLDINEEIVRLYSHIDNFYKNLENEVCGKILEFIAQEMHREVTTMSNKAIDLDIRNLVLNMKLNLEKIKEHLRNIE, encoded by the coding sequence ATGAAAAGTATGACTGGATTTTTTCACTTAGAAAAAGTTATTTCAAATTATATGTTTAGTGTTAACTTAAAGTCTTATAATGGTAGATTTTTAGAATTTAAATTTAAATTGCCCGAAGTTTTATATGCTTATGAGCTTGAGATAAGAAATTTGATTGCAAATTATGTTAAAAGGGGAAATGTTTTCTTGAACGTAGGGTATAAGGAAATGATTCCAAGTGTTAATTTTAATTTAAATCCCCACTATATTGAAGCTATTACTCGTATTAGGGATAGTCTATTGCATAGTAATTTAAATATTAAGGATGAATTGAGTCTTGGTGATTTTTTGTCTTTAAGAGGGGCTTTAATTGTAGATGAGGATGATATTAATCAAGAAATGATTTATCATGCTTTTAAAGAAGTTTTGGAAGAAACCTTATTAAATTATAATAAGAGTAGAATCTTTGAGGGTGAAAATATTAAGCAAGATATAATTTCGATTCTTGTGTCAATAAAGAAGGATTTAGGATTATTAAAGGAATCTCAGAGCGATATAAATGATAAACTTTTCTTAAGTCTTAAGGAAAATTTATTAAAGTTAATGGATGATTTTAGTGGTATTAATATTGCAGAAGAGGCAGCTAAGATGTCAATTCGGTTAGATATTAATGAGGAAATAGTAAGATTGTATTCACATATAGATAATTTTTATAAAAATCTTGAAAATGAGGTATGTGGTAAAATTTTAGAGTTTATTGCTCAGGAAATGCATAGAGAGGTTACAACAATGAGTAATAAAGCAATCGATTTGGATATTAGGAATTTAGTTTTAAACATGAAATTAAATTTAGAAAAAATAAAAGAACATTTGAGGAATATTGAATGA
- the cmk gene encoding (d)CMP kinase encodes MRIAISSKSGCGNTTISGMLAKHYGLKLINYTFHDIAKEKNMPFDTFYEKEIIGRNDYYWDEYLDSKLLELSKEDNTVLASRLAIWLSKNADLKIYLYAKIEIRTERIISREGGMYSNVLKNTFNRDSNDSKRYLSVYNIDVDNYLDVADFIVDTTDKSANKVFELIKDEIEKKELI; translated from the coding sequence ATGAGAATAGCTATTTCTAGCAAGAGTGGTTGTGGTAATACAACTATTAGTGGAATGCTTGCAAAACACTATGGTCTAAAGCTTATTAATTACACTTTTCATGATATTGCTAAGGAGAAGAATATGCCTTTTGATACGTTTTATGAGAAAGAAATTATTGGTAGAAATGATTATTATTGGGATGAGTATCTTGATAGCAAATTATTGGAGCTTTCAAAAGAGGATAATACTGTTCTTGCATCGCGTCTTGCAATTTGGCTTTCAAAGAATGCTGATTTAAAGATATATCTTTATGCTAAGATAGAAATTCGGACAGAAAGAATAATAAGTAGGGAAGGTGGTATGTATTCTAATGTCTTGAAGAACACTTTTAATAGGGATTCTAATGATTCAAAAAGGTATTTATCTGTATATAATATAGATGTTGATAATTACTTAGATGTAGCTGATTTTATAGTTGATACAACTGATAAATCTGCAAATAAAGTTTTTGAGTTGATAAAGGATGAGATAGAAAAGAAAGAACTTATATAA
- a CDS encoding DNA-directed RNA polymerase subunit omega codes for MKIPLKEIQDFDGNYYELVMAVIVRTNQIIDQISLAEHTISDERVVTRAFNDIMTGRFTYSIEER; via the coding sequence ATGAAGATACCTTTGAAAGAGATACAAGATTTTGATGGCAATTATTATGAACTTGTTATGGCAGTTATAGTGCGTACAAATCAAATTATTGATCAAATTTCTTTAGCAGAGCATACTATTTCTGATGAGAGAGTAGTAACCCGGGCTTTTAATGATATTATGACAGGTCGATTTACGTATTCAATTGAAGAGCGATAG
- the miaA gene encoding tRNA (adenosine(37)-N6)-dimethylallyltransferase MiaA: MKSDRVIFLFGPTAVGKSELLFSLPKGIAEIINVDSIQVYKEFDIASCKPGVELRSHIRHHLVDFLEPIEEYNLGIFYKEACKIIEKLREKKKLPIFVGGSAFYFKHLQYGLPNTPAVSSEIRLYVNSLFDTKGKDYLLDELKRVDFERYKSINKNDIYRLKRSLEVYYQTGIPISQFLKKGHMLENVLAIGLRRPMEEMRSRIIFRVKNMIDCGLLEEIRRLLRKGYDETTPAFKGIGYREFLLWKSRPYHMLNDIISLIIKNSFLYVKRQMTFFDKIPGVLWFHPDDDLENILDLIFV; encoded by the coding sequence TTGAAGAGCGATAGAGTAATTTTTTTATTTGGTCCTACAGCTGTAGGTAAGAGTGAGCTTTTATTCAGTTTGCCAAAAGGTATAGCTGAAATTATTAATGTTGATTCTATTCAAGTTTATAAAGAGTTTGATATTGCTTCTTGTAAGCCTGGTGTTGAATTAAGGTCTCATATAAGACATCATTTGGTGGATTTTTTAGAACCGATTGAAGAATATAATCTTGGGATATTTTATAAGGAAGCATGCAAAATAATAGAAAAGTTAAGAGAAAAAAAGAAACTTCCTATATTTGTAGGTGGTTCGGCTTTTTATTTTAAGCATTTACAATATGGATTACCTAACACACCTGCTGTTTCTTCTGAAATAAGACTTTATGTAAATAGTCTTTTTGATACAAAGGGGAAAGATTATCTCTTGGATGAACTTAAGAGGGTAGACTTTGAAAGATATAAGTCAATCAATAAAAATGATATTTATAGGCTTAAAAGGTCGCTTGAAGTTTATTATCAAACAGGTATTCCAATTAGTCAATTTTTAAAAAAAGGGCATATGCTTGAAAATGTTTTGGCTATTGGTTTGAGAAGACCTATGGAAGAGATGCGATCTAGGATAATATTTAGGGTGAAGAATATGATTGATTGTGGATTGCTTGAAGAGATTAGGAGGTTATTAAGAAAGGGATATGATGAGACAACACCGGCTTTTAAGGGAATAGGGTATCGTGAATTTTTGTTGTGGAAAAGTAGACCTTATCATATGTTAAATGATATAATAAGTCTAATAATAAAGAATTCTTTTTTGTATGTAAAAAGACAAATGACTTTTTTTGATAAAATTCCTGGTGTTTTGTGGTTTCACCCGGATGATGATTTGGAGAACATTTTGGATTTAATTTTTGTTTGA
- a CDS encoding phosphodiester glycosidase family protein has product MNKQIYCAMILILTLSTSSAQKLLGPKDVVMKYEIIKGSFKESNYIIVKIKNKNLKFIISKPIYNKETNNYYFKGQTTSQFLLSNTVDIAINTSPYKIKENIFYPNGLYIYDKKIISNAKKDQGIIIIKNNQIILNPRQDEINNSDYGFSGFFPLIKNGQYTKNFKDNKHPRTIIGTDNENKHLYLITVEGRGANNSKGISLNEAIDLSLSYSITNSINLDGGGSSTLVTKYNNAPYKLNATSNLFGQERIVPFHLGIKLPN; this is encoded by the coding sequence ATGAATAAACAAATTTATTGCGCAATGATATTAATTTTGACATTAAGTACATCATCAGCACAAAAATTACTCGGTCCAAAAGATGTAGTAATGAAATATGAAATCATTAAAGGTTCTTTTAAAGAAAGCAATTACATTATCGTCAAAATTAAAAACAAAAATTTAAAGTTCATAATATCAAAACCTATTTATAACAAAGAAACGAACAATTATTACTTTAAAGGCCAAACAACAAGTCAATTTCTACTTTCCAACACAGTGGACATTGCCATTAACACAAGTCCATACAAAATTAAAGAAAATATATTCTACCCTAATGGTTTATACATATATGATAAAAAAATCATTTCCAATGCAAAAAAAGATCAAGGAATAATCATAATCAAAAACAATCAAATAATATTAAATCCTAGACAAGACGAGATCAATAATTCTGATTATGGTTTTAGTGGCTTCTTTCCCTTAATTAAAAATGGACAATACACTAAAAACTTTAAAGACAATAAACATCCAAGAACAATCATAGGTACTGATAACGAAAACAAACACCTATATCTAATAACTGTGGAAGGAAGAGGTGCTAATAATAGCAAAGGAATTTCATTAAATGAAGCAATAGATCTATCACTAAGCTATAGTATTACCAACTCCATTAATCTAGATGGAGGTGGCTCAAGTACACTTGTAACAAAATACAACAACGCCCCTTATAAACTTAATGCTACATCTAATCTTTTTGGACAAGAGAGAATAGTCCCTTTTCACTTAGGAATAAAACTACCTAACTGA